DNA sequence from the Centropristis striata isolate RG_2023a ecotype Rhode Island chromosome 17, C.striata_1.0, whole genome shotgun sequence genome:
TAAGCTAACGCTGATCTAgatcaaagaaaaacaagacgACAAATGGAGACTGAAAAGTTTAttagaacaaaaacaacaataacaacacacagctgtgtgtgtgtgtgttcagtgtgtggAGTATTTGGGCAGCTGGTTCCCCAGGATGACTCGTCTCTCCACGCCCTCCTCCGAGATGCTCGCCAATCTGATCACACCACCGCTGGAACCGTCTCTCTCCATCGCCAGAGACagggctgacagacagacagacagacaggtcaagtcaaacaggtgagacaggtgagagacacacagacagacaggtgagagacaggtaGAAAACCAGAGTCAGTAAAAACCCagattgtgagtgtgtgtgagctccCAGCATGCCTTGCAGCAGTACCTGCAGCGGTGAGCTCCAGACACTGGTCCCGGGTCAGTCCTGGTTTGTAGTTGGAGTCCATGAAGCCGTAGATGTAGGAGGATCCACTACCCCCCACAGAGACCGGCTGACGGACCAGCATCCCCCCGATGGGCACGCAGTACACctagacacagagacacacacagtttgtttattgttgttgctgattattgtgtattgttgttgttgtttgtgtattACTGTTGTTACCTGGCCCCCCTTCCTGCGGTCCCAGCCCGCCACCAGGATCCCGGCCGTCAGCTCCTCTCTGTAGCGGTAGCAGCTGGCTTTGAACAGATTGGCGGCCGTCTCCACCAATGGGGGCTCGTCCAGCTCGATGCTGGGGGCGGGACAAACACAGACAGGTCAACATCTCCTGCACCTGACTGGCTGCTGATGTTGTCAATCAAACTGTGTGCGAGTCTCACCTGTGGAAGCCCAGCTGGTAGGTGACCACGTCAGCGATGGCCTGAGTGTCTGCCGCAGAGCCGGACCTGCAGATAGAACGTCAGCAGAACGTCAACAGAACCTCGGAGCAGCAGGGGCCTCATGCATCAACGCTGCGTACGCTGTTTTCTCCCccacacgccacatgtatgaaaagtgaacttgctgTGAGAATGTGTGGTGGCACCgcaaaacttttgtttggcagaaactactgtcttttatgctctatttaaaatgtgtttcatatcTAAACTCAAACTTCACACAACTGGCTTTGTGTTTATAGTTTATAGCTCTctgacgcctggattccactggatgcgtaacgactccgacaggggtctgcccgcaacggctgcgtctctacgcagtccgtcaacacccaccgtatccgtctgtgtcggagctgttgcggacagcagagtcccgaggacgcacgagatctcgcgaattcacgcctaatcaattgatataactggaagataatcaacatctcctcgttaatgactggagacaaatccagcgactccgtcttaacgagcgctaacgaggtcggccggcttgttaacgagccggccgacctcgttagcgaacccgaggtattttattttgaaaatataccggtgttttattttgtgtctgtgcaagacttcctgtcccgaacgatctgctctgtgctgaatttatgcgtagtgctccgtcgtccgacaaaaatagaagctctgcgcaagtgttgcgagggctgtcggatggccctgcgttgtcggactcattacgcagcggatctgcagtcggtggaatctcacacattgattataatgggtgcgtaacggctccgacgacggatctgcagccgttacgcatccagtggaatccaggcgtcacaatggaggaaaatgccgTTTTCACCCTCAATAACCTGTTCTAGATATGAGGGGATAGAGGATTTTATTGTTGATCTATCATTATGTTTTAGATTTCCCTGGCgcactgctgcttacttgtgcttatgttgaagtctgtatgttttttaagattgtatattttcttaagtctatagcctatattttgccatttccacattttttatatataccgaatttccctccagggatcaataaaggtcttgtgattctgattatggagcgcatacatttttcacagttaaccTGCCTTAATAACTGTGTCAAAGTGCCGATCATCAACCGTTTCTCCTTTGGGAGAAAAACCGTGTGttggaaatcctttcagaataagtcgggtgtggtgcatatttgatctCGTaagtgatgtttaattgggacaacaagttaagtgtgacttataaactgatgtgtaaaaatgattttggcagCATTACGCACTGGCTGCTCTATCAATTCTGAACAATAGACAACAACAGTAGAGTTTAGAAGGAGCGTGTGTGGAGGGACCCTTCTGTCATGGTGCAGCTCTCTGATCCGGCtggttaacagccacagtgacaacTTGGTGCTGATCTCAGACCTGAGGCAACAAAAAGCtcattttcctgcctccaccccagagatcaccacgtccacATCGCTGCAGTAGCAGCACGTTGATTTGCCCTTGTTTAGATAATCAGCAGGCATGCCGTCGATTTATAGTCATCTGCATATTCATTTTCAATTGAATACGCAGATGACACGTCAATTTTTAgttggtggctcgtgcatgtgtGTTCAGTTCCAGCTGATTGAGATGTATTGAGGAAAGGTGCACAGAACCTGGTGTAgaaacagtttgatacatgtggaggtgagtttgcgtatGTACTTTTGTAGTTctgggagtacgccatctttcagaatgaaagctacgcactctttgatacacGAGGCCCCTGATCATCAGCAGAACGTCAACAGAACATCAGCAAAAACATCAGCAGAACGTCAACGTCCCTGCTCCAACATCTTCTGGACTCTTTAAACAAGGTTCTACAGTTCATTAATGTCCCTCATAGAGACAAACTGCTGTTCAGTTTCAATAGAAATGTTGTTGTTGACCGACCTGCAGCAGAAGATCCTCTCATGGATCGGAGTCAGTTTGTCTGTCACTCTGTTGGCAATGTAGgctctgagagacagacagacaggcaggcaggcaggcagacaggccgagagagggacagacaggccgagagagggacagacaggccgagagagggacagacaggccgagagagggacagacaggccgagagagggacagacaggccgagagagggacagacaggccgagagagggacagacaggccgagagagggacagacaggccgagagagggacagacaggccgagagagggacagacaggcagagagagggacagacaggcagagagagggacagacaggcagagagagggacagacaggcagagagagggacagacaggccgagagagggacagacaggcagagagatggacagacaggcagagagagggacagacaggcagagagagggacagacaggcagagagatggacagacaggcagagagagggacagacaggcagagagatggacagacaggcagagagagggacagacaggcagagagagggacagacaggccgagagagggacagacaggcagagagagggacagacaggcagagagagggacagacaggcagagagagggacagacaggccgagagagggacagacaggcagagagagggacagacaggcagagagagggacagacaggcagagagagggacagacaggcagagagagggacagacaggtttAAATGAGTGTTCATTACAAACATTATAACATAATAATtatctgcatgttttttgtttgtttgtttgtctcacCCCGTGGTGGTGCGAGAGTCGGCCCCAATCACCACACCGCCGTCATACTCCACCGCCATGATGGTGGTCTGacatacagagagacagacaggaggacagacagacaggttgtgTTTATTTCAGCAGTTTGAATAATAATATCCAGGCAGAAGCTGCGAAAAAAATGGATAAtgataattttaattaattaatattccaataaataaaagaaattctcttttatttcctcacattgatttatttttaacaaatagaaccaaatgaaaaaattattttaccaccttgttttcttcaatttcttgttcattgtaatgcctggtacaactaaaggtacatatataatgacaacaaaaatagctcttaagagtttaatttaagagctgatatctagacatttaacatggttttattgataatgatttaggttcttatcaataaaaccatggaaaatgtctaggtatcagctcttaaattaaatttcattcATATGTCATATTCATATGTCATTATACctgtagctttagttgtaccaggcattacaatgaacaagaaaaagaaaacaagggtctaataattatttccatgactgtaagtgggctgattaaaaaggaaataggttgatacataaaaaaggtaaaataaatattaattaatgtcACATTATTTAATGTTCACCTCGAAAGCTGCATTTTTATATGATTTCTGTCGGCTCGTCTGCAGCAGTTAATCTACAGCTTCACCACCGGGCTGTCCCGGGACAAACTCCGGCTCAGTTCGGCTCGGCCCAGCTCATCTAAGCTCGGGTCAGTTCGGCCCAGCTCGGTTTCTGAGTCTTTATTCTGTTTATGCTCAGACTGTAGCTCTGTTAGCATTAGCCGCGGTTAGCTCCCATCAGAAGTGCTGTCTCATTCAGCAGCCGTCTACACTTTAAAAACCCCTCCACAGGACCAGAACCGGGTTCGGCCCGGTCCGCTCCGGTCCCAGGCCCCTGTACTCACCCCGGTGCTGACTTCCTGGCGGGTCCAGTCCGGAACCAGGTCGCTGTTAGAAGAAATCTGCTGCCCGAAGCTAGGCATCATTGCTGCGGccgccatctttctctctttctgtctggctctttttcttcttcttcttctacttcttttgGCGGTTGGAAGACCAACGTACAggtgcattaccgccacctGCTGACTGGAGCTGTAGATTGACAGGAAAttaaggagaggaaaaaaataataataatgataaaataaaaataaaaataaaataaaataaaaataaatacagtaataataactagaaaatttcctctggggaaattttgaaagggccacgggggctactgccggtgtgtgtacactatgatgagattcttcagagatttcaaacaattaatactagtaatgttatgatactatataatatacaaggagcacacctacaacaaacattcctcttcaagtatttatttatacagcaacctatgccctttaacctcaaaatgtgtgcgtgagtgaaacatttgtatctggaggagtgtgcgcgcttacgcgggcatatgtgtgtgtgtgtgtgcgtgtgtgcgtgtatctttaactgttattacattaaatgaccagtgtgtgtgtgcatgcgtgtatctttaactgtcattacattaaatgaccagtgtgtgtgtgcgtgcgtgcgtgtatctttaactgatattacattaaatgaccagtgtgtgtgtgtgcgtgcgtgtatctttaactgttattacattaaatgaccagtgtgtgtgtgcgtgcatgtatctttaactgttattacattaaatgaccagtgtgtgtgtgtgtgtgtgtgcgtgtatctttaactgatattacattaaatgaccattgtgtgtgtgcgtgcgtgtatctgtaactgttattacattaaatgaccagtgcagggccggttctagcccattggctgccctaggcgatattgagattttgcgcgccccccgaaccacatccattccatgtattcattctgatataggtacactatgttatatgtattatgctgtacactaatatttgagacatgaactacaagcaaggtaatggtctcagaacatttttatttttagaaactttggaactttaccaacaacaactgaattgaaaatacgaataaataaataagaaaacacagatcttcatcaaattaagaatggcaaagactgaaaataaataaaatgtagacatacaaatgcaataaaaataaacataaagaaaacacaattttaattaaactttagaaCTAATGTCCGAGATGAAAGTACATACCTCTATACTgtgctttcttctcctcttcctcttttcttcgTTTTCGCCCCTGTGCACCAGACAGTTTggtccttttcattttgctagTTGACCTTCTACGACCGTTAGCGTGATCTAGTTCTAGTGTTTTGTGACTTGCAACTGCATCGTCATGACGAGTGACGACACCCATgcacgtatcatattttatataatataatattacattttcattcgaaatatgggttggggcatgttcatttaattcaatgagggttttattgcccatgctttttaaaaaatgtttcattaatcaatgttgttaaaacaaagatgtatgcttaagggcgccacaagggggcgccccctgccaatttggcgccctaggcagccgccttggtggcctgtaggaataaccggccctggaccagtgtgtgtgtgtgtgtgcgtgtatgtttaactgatattacaataaatgaccagtgtgtgtgtgtgtgtgtgcgtgtatctttaactgatattacattaaatgaccattgtgtgtgtgcgtgcgtgtatctgtaactgttattacattaaatgacgtgtgtgtgtgtgtgtgcgtgtatctttaactgatattacattaaatgaccagtgtgtgtgtgcgtgcatgtatctttaactgttattacattaaatgaccagtgtgtgtgtgtgtgtgcatgtatctttaactgatattacattaaatgaccattgtgtgtgtgcgtgcgtgtatctttaactgttattacattaaatgaccattgtgtgtgtgcgtgcgtgtatctgtaactgttattacattaaatgaccagtgtgtgtgtgtgtgtgtgtgtgtgtgtgtgtgcgtgtatctttaactgttattacattaaatgaccagtgtgtgtgtgtgtgcgtgcctgtatctgtaactgttgttacatcaaagcatcaaagcgttggggtcgaccaatcagagcagagcaatcaacggaattaacagctgtggaatcttctggcagattgaaagcagccagaggtgggcagagtgaaatttctggcctcgaacagaaagcatttttggcaaaaccataatacctatcattgatccgacttcactttgagcgtcctgagttcttcctgaacctctacatatgtttttttttttaagaaaaatgaaaaaatagctttgttagagcgatctaaaaaaactgttccatctccctttttcagaaatcttcctgcgtttttaatatgggagccaatgaggctgttggtgcgtgttagtggcgcatctgtgtgtcctacgcccaaactataactctgacagctttaccagaggattgtgagtgagaagacaaattttcctacatttctatgtataaattatttctgtagagaggaatttgcggcctggagtgcagttttcaaattaattttttgacagttttacctctccctctacactctgagcgatgacatcacacactctgacacgaacattccgtgcaatacacacccattataatctcagaatttctccaaaaatgatcatggtcattgaacagggattgataaaaaactatatgacctatcgaaatgcaaattaatacgccaatacacaagacttgtgtctactgtttaaagtttaaatggagtctctaggtgaaattatgccggagaagtagacgtctgaaaatcttcaattaatgttcttttttgctcattttctttcggccgtcccattcatttcaatgcaaaattttgggcagttttttttgttttcaattccatggagaaaagtaatagcacaccgatcccgatcaaaccgcacattttgatatataatttgtccactcttcgagttgcaggactagtagtgggacgaaattgcgtccgcaagaggaataagaagaaatccacagtataacagtagtttacagctattgctgtatgggaccagtgctcggtgggATTGCCCTGAGGCCCTAATAACAGAATATACTTAATTAACTACAAGCACACATTAATATATCCTGTTTAATGCTTTCCCACAGATGGAATCACGTTTTCACTTGGCTTTCTGCCTCTGTTTGACCAATGGACTGTTGATTTCAGAAACCGtaagaaaaaaactttcagtTCTATAAGATGTTGCTTAAAACTAGCAGGACACTAGTCTATCCTATATGTCACATTGTTAGCCTACTGGTCTGTTTAGATTCCTAAAGagaaataacactgtgtgttttaGACATGACaagaaatgttatataaaaCATGTGGATGATCAATGAGAGTAGTAGAGTGgtaaatgtgacaaaaaaaaacccaaaacatctACAGTATTGAGCCAGCAGAACTTTCAACAAATGCTACAAAGCAACAGCTCAGTGCCGGTTCGCAATTAATGTGTGACCGAGCTCCACACGATACCAACAATGGTATCGTCACTTTCAATTAATATTAAGATAATGCATGCTAAAATGATAAAGAGTGAAAAGCTCATGCTGATTTCATGAATGTTTTCGTTTATGTTCACAGTGGTCGAAAGACGTGGAAAAACGCAGCGCAGGTTGGTAGTGGAGACTTTTATATTTATGCTTAGATACACCATCACAATTTGGggtcttatcagacaaaaaagaaacatgataTTGCCATAATCTGTCTCACATAACAACTGTGTCCCAGGCTGTCGTTGGGGTTGGAGACGTTATGGCGCTCGATGTTTCCGTCGTGTGGGCATAGCAACTTCCATGGGTCGGGCAGAGGTAAGGTATCAGCTTCAGAAGGGCCAAAGGGCAACTTTCGTTGTGGTAACTGTAAATGTTGtgaaaatatggtcaaaacGGACACTTTTAAGGATGTTTTCAGCAACAAAATCTATTCTTGATTCTTCTCTACGAGTATCAGGGATTGAGGTTATCAGTGTCGATGCAAGGGGTGGGGACAGAGTCAGGCGCCTCAAGCAGAGAGAGGCGCACTGGATTCATGTCCTTAGGGCCACCAGCTTTCCTGgcctcaatgaggattttgaccTTTCATCCTTTCTGTGATGAAGACATTTT
Encoded proteins:
- the psmb6 gene encoding proteasome subunit beta type-6; protein product: MAAAAMMPSFGQQISSNSDLVPDWTRQEVSTGTTIMAVEYDGGVVIGADSRTTTGAYIANRVTDKLTPIHERIFCCRSGSAADTQAIADVVTYQLGFHSIELDEPPLVETAANLFKASCYRYREELTAGILVAGWDRRKGGQVYCVPIGGMLVRQPVSVGGSGSSYIYGFMDSNYKPGLTRDQCLELTAAALSLAMERDGSSGGVIRLASISEEGVERRVILGNQLPKYSTH